The genome window TCCTGTCAAAAGAATGTGAAAAATGTAAAATTCTTCCTCTGAACTAGCATATACCTGCAAATTGcttcaaatcaaatcacttGGATGTTGCTGGTGTCTTTTAGGCAAAACAAGGATTATTTTCTGTCCCGTTGTGTTTCACCAGTACCATTTTTACAGACAACTAAGCATCATTGATAGCATTCTGGGAACATCTTGCAGTGCTTGTTTTGAATGGTTGCCAATCTGTCAATGCTAATGGATTAGCTCCATTACACCTTGAGATATCTCAAACCTGCAGACTGGCTGTGAAaccaattattttattcttcaaggGGAAAGAGCTGGGGCTACACTTGAATTTTGTTGCTTTGAGTGGGAAGAATGTCAAACCCACAAAGATCAACAACCTGTGTGTTTTAATGGCCAGGCACAAATGATTACAGGGCTTTTACTTAGAGATTGCTAGATGGAACCCCAACTTGTGAATTCCTGGATCTCTTTTCCACAGCTCGAGAAAGCTGCTTGACTGCATCTTTTGGGAGGTGGCGAGGACGGCTCAGCCAAAGTCCTCCATCAACAACAAGAGTGGTTCCATTGACATAAGGTCATCtgtcctttttaaaaaaaataagtagaaaACACGTCGCTCGCTGAAATAGACAATGTGTAATTTATAAGCTTAAATTCCGGTCACTACTATAGTagttgaaaaattagaaaaacttatattttttctaaaaatccaattttcagttatttcaacttaaaaacattttattaacACCTTTATAACACCCACGAAACCATTCAATCAAAACTCCAAATAGCcaaaaaatagttcaaaaaccTGAAATCAAATCAGTTTAGTTTTGGCTTTTTCAGTTTAAATCTGGTTTTTCATATAACATCAAAGCTCTAAACAACCATTATGAAGTTCATCTTATCTCATGAAACTTGTGAACACCAAGAAAATCCATTTTAGTGGTCGAAAATGAAGTTTAGAAtgaatttctctcttctcactGGAATTTGACAaccctttctctctcatctaTCTAACCAGAAACTGAAAAATAGCACAAATAAACTCGAgtatgaaaattgattttttaaaaaattaaaaagacctAAATGGTATATATTGCGTTATATTTAAAGATCGATGACTGAAGTGAATTTTTCATGCGATCTTTGGCACACcacttattttttgtgtttgtttcagtttggtctcacttttttcaatttcacccattGACTAAACATTCAGAAGCAATTGACcttcaattaaaatcaaatcgcataaaaaaaactttaatgaccaaaataaaatatacaatgcTATCTACAGCGTTTTATGAGAGGGTGAACAGTGTCGGTTGTATAATATTCACCctacatgttttaatttataattaattttcatctaTATCAAATATTGTTACTAGAAATCATGAGGGTGAGGTCCATAATGAGATGATTCATAGATCTTGTGTTAGTGATTTAGATGAAGTAGGCAATGCAAAGGTATTGTGTTAAATATCCATAACAAGGTGATTTACACAAAAGTAATAGGAGCCTAGAATAGGATGAACTCCATATAAATAGATGTTTATGGTAGATAGTGGTTTTTaactaagagtgtgtttgacagtgtggttgcgggtgctttttaaataacttttcgtgccaaaatgcatgtcaatgatgtttttttattttttaaaaatcatttttgatatcagcacatcaaaacgatccaaaacgtacaaaccatattaaattttagcaaaaaaaaaaattatttttttagaaacacgggttgaaccgcgttcccaaacgcttcctAAGGCTCGAACCTAGGAGATTAtgcaagaattatatatatatatatatatatatatatatatatatatatatatatatatatattttaacaagcgagatattataaaataaaaattaaatattttaactgtCTTCTcatgattataatattatagttCCTCgggatttttaactttaatccTTTTTAAGTTAAAGCTACGTTAGACGCGTTAGATCAAGGAATTGACAATTCCTTAGTCCTTAAAATTCCATCATGTCTTGTAcggatttattttctatatcaattttgttttttttttaaagtttcaaCGCGAaccaaattaatgaaaaattctacgtgaaaaaataaaataaaacgaaaaatgATAACAAATGAAAGCCACAGATAACAAATCTAAGAAGTCAGTTTGATATTTATAagggaaaatttaaaatatattcctCAACTATTAGGATAATACCAATTtacacttaatttattttttatttcattatttccttgaataattttttatttcttaattaggatttattttagaataaactgatttattttaattataagctaatttatcaaaaaataataatttaaataaaacttgatattaaattgttttcgaTAGaagttttttattgagaatttcataaatttcgacataaaatatttttgtttaggtACTAAATCGAAACTTAATGTATAGTTTTAGGGTCATTTCGAGGTTTTTCGTATGTATAAAAACTTTTCCCCTTCGTTATCATCGGCCGACGCGAGAAAAAACCCTAGCCACCAAATCATTACCACTCTCTCTTCCTCCTCAAAGAATCGATGGCTAAAAAACGAAAGCACGACGCCAAATCCACCGAGCCAGCGGAAGAGCCGCCGAAGaagcagcaacaacaagaaCCGCCAAAAGAAGAGCTCCAAGAAGAGCAAAacgaagaagaagtagaagaagttgaagaggaggaagaagaagaatacgAAGAAGtcgaagaggaagaagaaaacgaagatgaagctgatgaagaaaacaatcaaaacgCTCAGATCTCAGCTGGGGAGATTCAAAACGACGacgaagatgaagatgaggagcCGGTTGAGAAACTTCTTGAACCGTTTGGAAAAGACCAGCTGATTAATTTACTTCGGGAAGCAGCGGATGCTCACCGGGACGTTGCGGAGAAAATCCGGCAAGTGGCTGACCAAGATCCAGTTCATCGGAAGATTTTTGTTCATGGGCTTGGATGGGATACGAACGCTGAGGCTTTGATGAGTGCGTTTAAGCCTTATGGAGAGATTGAGGATTGTAAAGCTGTGTGCGATAAGGTTTCGGGGAAATCAAAGGGGTAtgggtttattttgtttaagagaagGAGTGGGGCACGGAAGGCGCTGAAGGAACCGCAGAAGAAGATAGGGAATAGGATGACAGCTTGTCAATTGGCGTCTATTGGTCCGGTTCCACAGTCGAGTGGTGGCCAGGCTGGGCCTGTTGCTGCGGCAGCGCAAGCGCAGCAGCCAGTTTCGGAGTATACGCTGAGGAAGATTTATGTGAGTAACGTGGCGGCAGATTTGGATCCGCAGAAGTTGTATAGTTACTTTTCGGAGTTTGGAGAGATCGAGGAAGGACCCTTAGGGCTTGATAAGGCGACTGGGAAGCCGAaagggttttgtttgtttgtttataagAGTTCTGAGGGTGCTAAGAAAGCGTTGGAAGAGCCACATAAGAGTTTTGAAGGACATATGTTGCATTGTCAGAAGGCTATAGATGGGCCGAAACCAGGGAAAGCTCAGAAACAACCGCAGCAACATCATAATTTGCAAAGCTCGCATTACCAGAGGAATGATGGTGGTGGTTATGTTGGTGGTGGCAGTCGCGGTGGTCATTTAATGGCGCCGGCTGCTTCTGGAGCTGGGATTGGGTTTAATCAGGGTGCTGCTGGTCCTGCCCTGAACCCTGCACTTGGACAGGCACTGACCGCATTGCTTGCAACTCAGGGTGCTGGATTGGGGGGGCTGACTAATTTGCTTGGGACTTTGGGGTCTGCTGCAGCTGTGAATCAGGGTGGTTTATCTGGTGCAGGTCATGGAATGCAGGGTGCCTATGGGAACCAGGCGAGCATAAGTCCGGGAGTGATGGGAACTTATGCGAATCAGGGAGCTATGCAGGGTGGATATCCAAACCAGCAGACGGGACAGGGTGGTTCTGGGAGAGGACAACATGGGCAATATGCTCCTTATATGGGTCACTAGGTGCCCCTCAggtataataatagttattccGCACTTGCTGAATTTTTGGGTGATTTCACACCTTGATTATGGCTTTTTAACCCTCATATCATATAAGAAAGTTACAACTCTGCCTTTACCATGCATTTTCCAAACGATTGGAGGATGCAACAGAGGCATTGCAGGGTTTGTAGCACTATGCATCAAGAAGCCATTTTCAGTTTGTTCATTTTGTAGCTTCTTATGCATTTAATGATCAATCCATGCACTTTTAGCATTTTTAATGCGCTCTATTTGAATGCTAACATTTATCTGGTAGTCAGTTTTTTTCAGACTAGTTTTTCCACTTGGAGGTGAGTAAGGTCTTGTTCGAACCATACTCGCAGGAAATTTTTTTTGCCTCTGAATTCAATTACGTTTATCTCTTTACATGCTTCAGCATTTAAATAGATATTTCCGTGATTCTTTTAACCAATTTGTGAAAGATTCTGGCCCGAAACCTTTTCttgagaaattgttttttatgttttctcatTCATTTTGCAGATCCCAAATAGGTGCATCAGTCTTTTAAGTACTGGCCTGCTGATTCTTCTGAAGTTTATGGAGCTTATGCAAATGAAGTCTTTATAAATATGACCAAAAGTTACTCTTTGCTGCAAAGGCCAGAATCttaaaatgtcaaatgatgtttatgttttctctacttattttctccatttcttgctccttttcatttttaaaatatgtattttgagaTTCAGTATTTGGTTTAAAAGCTTTGGGTACAATTTGACTAATTTCAAGTTCTGTATACTCTTTGGAGTCGATGTTGTTGAACAAAAATGTCTTTTGAAATTTCTATCATTAGGAATACATGTTGCTTGAACTATTTACTTTTCAGGTGggcttttctttaaatattccAATGTACTTGGTTTTGTTTATTAGAAATGAATACTTTCAACTCTTTTATTATCTGAATCTATTTGCACTGAAATGATGTATATTAGAACCGGAACTTTGCTGTGATCTATTGGTGCAATTTCTTGTGATGCACCCTCAActgaaatttgaaaacaatctGATGTGCATGGTGAATATGATAATGTAACACAGGCTGCTTATAATTTCTCTCTGGAAGTGATCTTTCTGTGCAGGTTAAGAGCTCTAGTCCTCGTTACCTTGCTTGCAGTAATGTTACGTGGTTGGGTAGAAATTGTGGGGGGAGGGGGatttttttgaaacttttaaCATAATTTGATCATTCAGAAATCTGTAAAATTGTCTTGTGATGCAAAAATAGTTTGACAATTTTTTACCGGGCAGTTTTAGAAGCAGTGGTTTTATGATGCGGAACTGTTTTAACTGTGGGTTTTCCATGGTATTGGGATGTTAAGTTGATCAAATTGTTTCACTCACATAGTCTATAATAGAAGcgtacatttttttattgaaaactgGTTTTGACAACTTCTCCAAGAATTGGAACTTCCTCTCCCTTCCATCAGAATCATcttgttttagaaaatttttaatttttatggtatGGGAGTGGTTTAGCTTGTGGTTTAACTCAGACAAAGTTATCATGTATGTTTTGAAATAGTTCTGAGATCAAATGCTTTTGAAGGCGGCATACTTTTTTTGATCTCCCTTGGGTAATGCTTTCCACTGTCTAAAATTTGCCagttttgaaatcaaaacatttgaaTAACTTCTGTTACCAGGAGAGATGTTACCTGAGAGAAGCTTGAGATTTGTTTCTATCACCGTTCAATGATCAGTCTGcataagttattttattaaacttgcTTTCACATATATGAACACCACTGCATATGAGGCCCAAGGTGTGCCTTTATGGATGTGCTGATCACTGAGCCACAGAAAAATGGGTGGTTGCAAGGGAGTTAAAAGGTAAGAAATTTGTTATAATGAAATTCTTTAGTTCTCCTAATGAAGTCTATTAATTCTCTACATTGTAGAACTACATGGAATTGCACAGGCCTTGTCTAGAGCCATGCTGTTCAACCCCTGCTAGATTTTGATTAAGTTCAGTGGTGTTAAATTGAAAGCATTTTGCATATAACCTTATAACAatttaataaaaggaaataacGTGTGCAAATTAGTCAGAAGATTATAAATTAGTTCTAATCAAGTTCTTTAATTAGTCCTAATCAAGCTCTCTAATTTTCTTAATGAAGACTGTTAGTATTATTTTTACATCTTAGTACACAAGTACATAGAATTGCATTGGCCCTGTCTAAAAATCATGGAGTTACCCTGTTAGATTTTGATTAAGTTCAGCTGAGTTAAATTTTGCGAGTCAAGCATTTTACCTATTACCTTTGACAATTTATAATAGGAAATATAAGGTgcactattttgttttttgttttttggtgtgCCTGCATGCATGGAAATCATGCCCCTCTATTTGGTTTGTTTGCATTTTCTTACTCGTCATTTTCATCATTCTGTTACATTTTGCTAATGACAATATATTGTGTTCTATGAATGACAGAGAATTTGTTCTTGAAAGGGTAAATTAATGGTATTCAGGATAACTTTTTTTGTacaaatatatgaataaaaaaagtatgGACTAAACAGAGTGACAACATTTTTCGCTGAAAACACGAGGTAGC of Populus trichocarpa isolate Nisqually-1 chromosome 16, P.trichocarpa_v4.1, whole genome shotgun sequence contains these proteins:
- the LOC7453742 gene encoding UBP1-associated protein 2A, which codes for MAKKRKHDAKSTEPAEEPPKKQQQQEPPKEELQEEQNEEEVEEVEEEEEEEYEEVEEEEENEDEADEENNQNAQISAGEIQNDDEDEDEEPVEKLLEPFGKDQLINLLREAADAHRDVAEKIRQVADQDPVHRKIFVHGLGWDTNAEALMSAFKPYGEIEDCKAVCDKVSGKSKGYGFILFKRRSGARKALKEPQKKIGNRMTACQLASIGPVPQSSGGQAGPVAAAAQAQQPVSEYTLRKIYVSNVAADLDPQKLYSYFSEFGEIEEGPLGLDKATGKPKGFCLFVYKSSEGAKKALEEPHKSFEGHMLHCQKAIDGPKPGKAQKQPQQHHNLQSSHYQRNDGGGYVGGGSRGGHLMAPAASGAGIGFNQGAAGPALNPALGQALTALLATQGAGLGGLTNLLGTLGSAAAVNQGGLSGAGHGMQGAYGNQASISPGVMGTYANQGAMQGGYPNQQTGQGGSGRGQHGQYAPYMGH